The proteins below come from a single Vanacampus margaritifer isolate UIUO_Vmar chromosome 10, RoL_Vmar_1.0, whole genome shotgun sequence genomic window:
- the foxi3b gene encoding forkhead box protein I3-B encodes MSAFEAQEQSPPRCGPQFPSLGQEPPELSLYSDCYYPPPSLPSPQRTTPTSYELGDFSTPSPNPYLWFNGSGLNTPSYLSTNGPPGNPGPPFVPQHYGMQRPYLGTAGQGGPGGELSWFSLPSQEDLMKLVRPPYSYSALIAMAIHGAPDRRLTLSQIYQYVADNFPFYNKSKAGWQNSIRHNLSLNDCFKKVPRDEDDPGKGNYWTLDPNCEKMFDNGNFRRKRKRKSDSLSGVDGTSAAPESGESERGSPKHSANSSLNISQTPDRIPSPSSSNATPCLSSFLSEMSGVSGGSANVGGDVLSRPLPIDGPHRLPQASSFSNYSPNSAGREWLPQVQAPPMLPSSPTHSSLGYTSPILSQYSASSGHFYPPLGSTGIIYQREGTEV; translated from the exons ATGTCAGCATTTGAGGCCCAGGAACAGTCTCCTCCACGTTGTGGTCCTCAGTTCCCGAGCCTCGGCCAGGAGCCCCCTGAACTCAGCTTGTACAGCGACTGTTACTACCCCCCGCCATCCCTGCCAAGTCCTCAGCGCACCACGCCGACTTCCTATGAGCTGGGTGACTTCAGCACCCCATCGCCAAATCCTTATCTTTGGTTCAACGGCTCTGGCCTCAACACACCATCATACCTGAGCACCAACGGTCCACCCGGGAACCCTGGGCCTCCCTTCGTCCCGCAGCACTATGGCATGCAGAGACCATACCTGGGCACGGCTGGACAAGGCGGCCCCGGAGGGGAGTTGAGCTGGTTCTCCCTACCCTCACAAGAAGACTTGATGAAACTCGTCAGACCACCTTATTCTTACTCGGCTCTCATCGCCATGGCTATCCATGGAGCACCCGACCGGCGGCTGACCCTGAGTCAGATATATCAGTATGTTGCAGACAACTTCCCTTTTTACAACAAGAGTAAAGCAGGATGGCAGAATTCCATCAGACACAACCTGTCACTAAACGACTGCTTCAAAAAAGTACCAAGAGATGAGGACGATCCAG GCAAGGGCAACTACTGGACACTAGATCCAAACTGTGAAAAGATGTTCGACAATGGAAACTTCCGCCGCAAAAGGAAGAGGAAGTCTGACTCCCTCTCTGGTGTTGATGGTACTTCAGCAGCCCCTGAGTCAGGTGAAAGTGAAAGGGGCAGCCCCAAACACTCTGCCAACTCTTCCCTAAATATCTCCCAGACACCGGACAGAATTCCCTCCCCATCATCTTCCAATGCTACACCTTGTCTGAGCAGCTTCCTGTCTGAGATGTCCGGAGTGTCCGGTGGATCAGCCAATGTGGGAGGCGATGTATTGAGCAGACCCCTGCCTATAGATGGGCCACACAGGCTTCCACAGGCTTCTAGTTTTAGTAACTACTCTCCAAACTCTGCTGGCCGAGAATGGCTTCCACAAGTGCAAGCTCCCCCTATGCTCCCCTCTTCACCCACTCACTCTTCATTGGGGTACACCAGCCCCATCCTCAGCCAGTACAGTGCGTCCAGTGGACACTTCTATCCCCCGCTGGGCTCAACAGGAATCATCTATCAACGCGAGGGCACTGAAGTTTAA
- the LOC144059192 gene encoding protein Wnt-8a-like, translating into MAYLLWLLLSFLCKMSPGHAWIAGNFLMTGSKAYLTYAKSVQVGTQSGIEECKHQFTWDRWNCPESAVQLKGLRRATRETSFVHAISAAGVMYILTRNCSMGDLDNCGCDVSRNGKIGGQGWLWGGCSDNVDFGERISKQYVDAQETAQDSRAAVNLHNNEAGRFAVKATMKRICRCHGMSESCSVQTCWAQLSDFREIGDYLKVKHSQAQKLDIDKKRKRAGNSAESRGAIVDAFGSVPQTELIYLEDSPDYCKRNITLGLYGTEGRECVQHGEGLTQWERRSCRRLCHECGLRVEERRAEVVSSCNCKFHWCCKVNCDDCSQVVVKHVCARREATERHALRRRHRGPK; encoded by the exons ATGGCATATTTGCTGTGGCTTCTTCTGTCTTTTCTATGCAAAATGAGTCCGGGACATGCGTG GATTGCTGGTAACTTTTTGATGACGGGATCCAAG GCCTATCTTACCTACGCCAAAAGCGTGCAGGTTGGCACGCAGAGTGGCATCGAGGAGTGCAAACACCAGTTTACGTGGGACCGATGGAACTGTCCGGAAAGCGCTGTCCAGCTAAAGGGACTGAGACGTG CCACCAGGGAGACGTCTTTTGTCCATGCCATCAGTGCCGCAGGAGTCATGTATATTCTGACCAGGAACTGCAGTATGGGAGATCTTGACAACTGTGGCTGTGATGTCTCAAGGAATGGTAAAATAG GTGGACAAGGCTGGCTTTGGGGTGGCTGCAGCGATAACGTGGATTTCGGGGAGAGGATTTCCAAACAGTATGTGGATGCACAGGAGACCGCTCAGGACTCAAGAGCGGCTGTCAACCTGCACAACAATGAAGCTGGACGTTTT GCAGTGAAGGCGACCATGAAACGCATCTGCAGATGTCACGGCATGTCTGAGAGCTGCAGCGTCCAAACGTGTTGGGCACAGTTGTCCGACTTCAGAGAAATTGGGGATTATTTAAAGGTCAAGCACAGTCAAGCCCAAAAGTTGGACATCGACAAAAAGCGCAAAAGGGCAGGCAACAGCGCAGAGAGCCGCGGAGCCATCGTAGACGCCTTTGGCAGTGTCCCGCAGACTGAACTCATCTACCTAGAAGATTCCCCAGATTACTGCAAGAGAAACATCACTCTAGGGCTGTACGGCACAGAGGGCCGGGAGTGCGTGCAGCACGGCGAGGGTCTGACACAGTGGGAGAGGAGAAGCTGCCGCAGGCTGTGCCATGAGTGCGGCCTGAGGGTGGAGGAGCGGCGTGCAGAGGTGGTGAGCAGTTGCAACTGTAAATTCCACTGGTGCTGCAAAGTGAACTGCGATGACTGCTCGCAAGTGGTGGTGAAGCACGTCTGCGCCAGGAGGGAAGCAACTGAACGTCACGCCCTCAGACGCAGACACCGTGGACCCAAATAA
- the LOC144059191 gene encoding protein Wnt-8a-like isoform X1: MDFLSILGLLVFQFGLTRIIVGLFSFHRTVKNFLMTGPKAFLTYAGSVQVGAQSGIQECKHQFAWDRWNCPQSTLQLSTHNGHRSATRETAFVHAISAAGVMYTLTKNCSMGDFDNCGCDESRIGQTGGRGWIWAGCSDNVAFGEKISKHFVDALEDGHDFRAAVNLHNNEAGRLAIKATMRRACKCHGVSGSCSIQTCWMQLADFREVGTYLKVKHSQATKLEVDKRPIKAGNSADNRGAITHAFRNIPRTELILFEDSPDYCVRNQSLGYEGTEGRECLKGDKSMPLWERKSCRRLCYECGLRVAEKFIDVVSSCNCKFHWCCTVKCDKCKRVVTKYYCARKRNGRKTHNKAKRKHRPRGH; encoded by the exons ATGGACTTTCTTTCAATCTTAGGTTTGCTGGTATTTCAATTTGGACTAACTCGGATTATTGTTGGactcttttcttttcatagGACGGTGAAGAATTTCCTCATGACAGGACCAAAG GCTTTTCTGACCTACGCTGGTAGTGTGCAAGTGGGCGCGCAAAGTGGAATACAAGAGTGCAAACACCAGTTTGCTTGGGACAGATGGAACTGCCCTCAGAGCACGCTTCAGCTATCCACACATAACGGTCACCGAAGTG CTACAAGAGAAACAGCCTTTGTCCATGCCATCAGTGCTGCAGGAGTGATGTATACTCTCACCAAGAACTGCAgcatgggagactttgataacTGCGGTTGTGATGAATCCAGAATAGGACAGACAG GAGGCAGAGGGTGGATTTGGGCAGGCTGTAGTGATAATGTGGCGTTTGGCGAGAAGATCTCCAAACATTTTGTGGACGCATTGGAAGATGGTCATGATTTTCGTGCTGCGGTCAACCTGCATAACAACGAGGCCGGGAGACTA GCAATTAAAGCCACAATGAGGAGAGCCTGCAAGTGCCACGGCGTGTCTGGAAGCTGCAGCATCCAAACGTGTTGGATGCAACTGGCCGACTTCAGAGAGGTGGGCACTTACCTGAAAGTTAAGCATTCCCAAGCCACGAAGTTGGAAGTAGACAAGAGGCCGATAAAGGCTGGCAACAGTGCGGACAACAGAGGCGCCATTACGCACGCCTTCCGCAACATCCCTCGGACGGAGCTCATTTTATTCGAGGACTCACCGGACTACTGCGTCAGGAACCAGAGCCTGGGTTACGAGGGCACCGAGGGACGGGAGTGCCTGAAGGGAGACAAAAGCATGCCGCTGTGGGAAAGGAAAAGCTGTCGCAGGCTGTGCTACGAATGCGGCCTCCGAGTGGCGGAGAAGTTCATTGATGTTGTCAGTAGCTGTAATTGCAAATTCCATTGGTGCTGCACGGTCAAATGTGACAAGTGTAAAAGGGTCGTTACTAAATATTACTGTGCGCGCAAGCGAAATGgcagaaaaacacacaacaaagcaAAACGAAAACACCGTCCGCGTGGACACTGA
- the LOC144059191 gene encoding protein Wnt-8a-like isoform X2, which produces MGGWMLHTVTLLYTSCILQSASTWTVKNFLMTGPKAFLTYAGSVQVGAQSGIQECKHQFAWDRWNCPQSTLQLSTHNGHRSATRETAFVHAISAAGVMYTLTKNCSMGDFDNCGCDESRIGQTGGRGWIWAGCSDNVAFGEKISKHFVDALEDGHDFRAAVNLHNNEAGRLAIKATMRRACKCHGVSGSCSIQTCWMQLADFREVGTYLKVKHSQATKLEVDKRPIKAGNSADNRGAITHAFRNIPRTELILFEDSPDYCVRNQSLGYEGTEGRECLKGDKSMPLWERKSCRRLCYECGLRVAEKFIDVVSSCNCKFHWCCTVKCDKCKRVVTKYYCARKRNGRKTHNKAKRKHRPRGH; this is translated from the exons ATGGGAGGCTGGATGCTGCATACCGTGACGCTTCTCTACacgagttgtattttacagtctGCATCCACTTG GACGGTGAAGAATTTCCTCATGACAGGACCAAAG GCTTTTCTGACCTACGCTGGTAGTGTGCAAGTGGGCGCGCAAAGTGGAATACAAGAGTGCAAACACCAGTTTGCTTGGGACAGATGGAACTGCCCTCAGAGCACGCTTCAGCTATCCACACATAACGGTCACCGAAGTG CTACAAGAGAAACAGCCTTTGTCCATGCCATCAGTGCTGCAGGAGTGATGTATACTCTCACCAAGAACTGCAgcatgggagactttgataacTGCGGTTGTGATGAATCCAGAATAGGACAGACAG GAGGCAGAGGGTGGATTTGGGCAGGCTGTAGTGATAATGTGGCGTTTGGCGAGAAGATCTCCAAACATTTTGTGGACGCATTGGAAGATGGTCATGATTTTCGTGCTGCGGTCAACCTGCATAACAACGAGGCCGGGAGACTA GCAATTAAAGCCACAATGAGGAGAGCCTGCAAGTGCCACGGCGTGTCTGGAAGCTGCAGCATCCAAACGTGTTGGATGCAACTGGCCGACTTCAGAGAGGTGGGCACTTACCTGAAAGTTAAGCATTCCCAAGCCACGAAGTTGGAAGTAGACAAGAGGCCGATAAAGGCTGGCAACAGTGCGGACAACAGAGGCGCCATTACGCACGCCTTCCGCAACATCCCTCGGACGGAGCTCATTTTATTCGAGGACTCACCGGACTACTGCGTCAGGAACCAGAGCCTGGGTTACGAGGGCACCGAGGGACGGGAGTGCCTGAAGGGAGACAAAAGCATGCCGCTGTGGGAAAGGAAAAGCTGTCGCAGGCTGTGCTACGAATGCGGCCTCCGAGTGGCGGAGAAGTTCATTGATGTTGTCAGTAGCTGTAATTGCAAATTCCATTGGTGCTGCACGGTCAAATGTGACAAGTGTAAAAGGGTCGTTACTAAATATTACTGTGCGCGCAAGCGAAATGgcagaaaaacacacaacaaagcaAAACGAAAACACCGTCCGCGTGGACACTGA